The segment gaaattttttgtaaaattaataatttttagaaattttttatttcattaaattttttgacagttgacagatgtcaaaattttgtaaaaatttaaaattaaaaaaaaagttttttttctcaaatatgtcattttaaagaaaaatttaaaaacatcttatcaaaaatttagaaattttcagaaaaaaaatttaaaacattacagaaaaaaattagaaatttatttttttattacattaatttttttttgacagttgtcaaaattatcctaaaaaaaataaagtttgataaattttttcttaatttttttgtaattttgaagaaataaaaaaaaatcttttaaatcagAATATTGTAAAAtcagcaaaatttgttaaactgTCAAAgtgacaaatgtcaaaatttttttgaacttttattttttttaacaaattaaagagaatattttgtgaattttgagtaaagattttaaaaatttacattatttgattttgaaagCTGACAATTcagtaaaatgtcaaaatgacagctgtcaaaatttcataaaaaattaaaattttaagatttttttattttatgatattttgaagataaattctaaaacaatttttcataaagttaaaaataattttaaaaaacttgaggaaaactaaaaattcgacaaaatttgtataaatgtcaacatgacagctgtcaaaattttcttcaaaacgtaaattttatgcattttgaggttattttctttcatttttaattaaaattatcctaatttaagctaaattttgcgtaaattcgaaaactttgtaaaacatttttgacacctgtcatctgtcaaacgtcaaaaataattaaaaattttttttttcgcctttaaaatataatgtaaaaattaagttttgactGAAGTCGAAATATTTAGCAAGCTAGCAACCAATTAGTATTTAGTACGAGTCAAGTTGAGCAAATTAGGAAACTCGAcacttgatgaaaaaaaaaagtttaagaacCAGTGTATTTTTAgtcatataatttatttatatttaatttctacACATCATCTCCACAAtatcttaataaatattaaaagagaaaaaaaaattaatttaagaaaatttcgattttatcgattttttttatacaaaaatgtcaaaattagttaagaaaaaaattattttttgagacgaaatatttaaaaataaaataagagaaaaaataaaatttttcgttcattcttcattttttccgtTCCTGAGGCAACTTCCAGACTAGAGAGATAAAAttccttattattttaattggttCATCGGGTTTTCGGGggatttttgccaatttttgaagatgatttgTTTGAGTTGCGATAATTTCAAGCTCGGATTGTCCGCCTTCATGCGTGTCAATTGGGCGTCTTCGTATGCCTTGTAAGCTGCCTTCATGCGTTTTTCGGGGTGTTTGTCGTCGCCAGTATCGCCAGATGAGAGAACGGCAAGTGCTTCGTCGATATTTGTCGCGATATGCGTTTCGAACATGGCGCGATTGAGTTCCGAGAGATTTTCTTCGATGGGCAGCGGTTTCACGAATTTCGGTTTTTGTTCCTTGTTCAAGTTTTCGACGGCTTTGTTGCGTTTTTCGAGTTCCGCTTCGACTTGGGCGCGCGTAATTTTCGATTGTGGCAG is part of the Culicoides brevitarsis isolate CSIRO-B50_1 chromosome 3, AGI_CSIRO_Cbre_v1, whole genome shotgun sequence genome and harbors:
- the LOC134834531 gene encoding coiled-coil domain-containing protein 124, producing MPKKMGINTKAVEAKERKAATKKAENDKKEKAKEDAYWADDDAKLAKKKKQREEEEKKRLEQQRKKQEAKELLEKEMSSIQTTAKLPQSKITRAQVEAELEKRNKAVENLNKEQKPKFVKPLPIEENLSELNRAMFETHIATNIDEALAVLSSGDTGDDKHPEKRMKAAYKAYEDAQLTRMKADNPSLKLSQLKQIIFKNWQKSPENPMNQLK